One Chitinophaga parva DNA segment encodes these proteins:
- a CDS encoding acyl-CoA carboxylase subunit beta translates to MESSKLQFNKNEDALKLATSAMKTKLGEIAHGGGKKALEKVRQRGKLTARERIEYLIDPGSHFMEIGAFAAYEMYAEQGGCPAAGTVGGIGYVSGRQCVIVANDMTVKAGAWFPMTGKKNLRLQEIAMENHLPIIYLVDSAGVYLPMQDEIFADKEHFGRVFRNNARMSAMGITQIAAVMGSCVAGGAYLPVMSDEILMVEGNGSIFLAGPYLVKAAIGEDVDAETLGGAITHTSISGVADYKFANDQECLDHIKKIMHRLGKPASAGFDHIAPLAPKAPSTDIYGVIPADSTRPYDMHDLIAHIVDDGVFDEYKEDYGKTILCGYARIEGWAVGIVANQRKMVKNKKGEMQMGGVIYNDSADKAARFIMNCNQKKIPLVFLQDVTGFMVGSRSEHAGIIKDGAKLVNAVANSVVPKITVIVGNSYGAGNYAMCGKAYDPRFIFAWPNAKIAVMGGEQAAKTLLQIQVATLKAKGETITPEAEQKLLTEITTRYNEQTTPYYAAARLWVDEIIDPADTRKIIAQSLQAANQAPLEQAFNVGVIQV, encoded by the coding sequence ATGGAATCATCAAAACTACAGTTCAACAAGAATGAAGATGCCCTGAAACTGGCCACCAGTGCCATGAAAACGAAGTTGGGCGAAATTGCCCACGGGGGCGGCAAAAAAGCATTGGAAAAAGTAAGACAACGTGGCAAGCTCACTGCCCGCGAACGGATTGAATACCTCATTGATCCCGGTTCTCATTTCATGGAGATCGGCGCCTTTGCAGCCTACGAAATGTATGCGGAGCAGGGTGGTTGTCCTGCTGCCGGCACCGTAGGCGGTATTGGGTATGTGAGTGGCCGTCAATGCGTGATCGTTGCCAATGATATGACGGTAAAGGCAGGCGCCTGGTTCCCCATGACGGGCAAGAAAAACCTGCGCCTCCAGGAAATAGCCATGGAAAACCACCTGCCCATCATTTACCTGGTAGACAGTGCCGGCGTATACCTGCCCATGCAGGACGAGATCTTTGCAGACAAAGAACATTTTGGACGCGTATTCCGCAACAACGCCCGCATGAGTGCCATGGGCATTACGCAGATAGCTGCCGTGATGGGCAGTTGCGTAGCAGGCGGCGCCTACCTTCCCGTGATGAGTGACGAGATCCTGATGGTAGAAGGCAACGGTTCTATTTTCCTGGCGGGCCCTTACCTGGTGAAAGCCGCCATTGGTGAAGATGTGGACGCGGAAACCCTGGGTGGTGCCATTACCCATACCAGCATTTCCGGGGTGGCCGATTATAAATTTGCCAATGACCAGGAATGCCTGGATCATATCAAAAAGATCATGCACCGGCTGGGAAAGCCCGCCAGTGCAGGGTTCGACCACATTGCCCCCCTGGCGCCCAAGGCCCCCAGCACAGACATTTACGGCGTGATACCCGCAGATAGCACCCGCCCTTACGATATGCACGACCTCATTGCCCACATCGTGGACGACGGCGTGTTTGATGAATACAAGGAAGATTACGGCAAAACCATTTTATGCGGGTATGCACGCATAGAAGGATGGGCTGTAGGCATCGTGGCCAACCAGCGCAAAATGGTAAAGAACAAAAAAGGGGAAATGCAAATGGGTGGCGTGATCTACAACGATAGCGCCGACAAGGCAGCCCGCTTTATCATGAACTGCAACCAGAAAAAGATCCCGCTGGTATTCCTGCAGGACGTTACCGGCTTCATGGTGGGCAGCCGCAGCGAGCACGCCGGCATTATCAAGGACGGCGCAAAACTCGTGAATGCCGTGGCCAACTCTGTGGTGCCCAAGATCACCGTGATCGTGGGAAATTCTTACGGGGCAGGCAACTACGCCATGTGTGGCAAAGCCTACGATCCCCGCTTCATCTTTGCATGGCCCAATGCCAAAATAGCCGTAATGGGAGGGGAGCAGGCTGCCAAAACCCTGTTGCAGATCCAGGTAGCCACCCTCAAAGCCAAAGGGGAAACCATTACCCCGGAGGCAGAGCAAAAACTACTAACGGAGATCACTACACGCTATAATGAGCAGACCACTCCCTACTATGCCGCCGCCCGCCTCTGGGTAGATGAGATCATTGATCCGGCAGATACCCGCAAGATCATTGCCCAAAGCCTGCAGGCCGCCAACCAGGCGCCTTTGGAGCAGGCTTTCAATGTGGGTGTGATACAGGTGTAG
- a CDS encoding bifunctional helix-turn-helix transcriptional regulator/GNAT family N-acetyltransferase has product MTPDLIETVKDFTGFFTELSNALQQPIPDHHLSSTELTVLQAISQQDNCRSSTLIQQLRIDPGYLSRMLKSFEAEQLVSRRKVPNDARTQYIQLTGKGKKLLAVAAEHQDTQVINLLKPVPEARHEHLVHAMHTIQDVFRQKDGNMEPDVQHDIVFRHSLEPGDLGYLIYLHGSVLGPELGYNQTYEPHVIKEFNDFMQTYNPVKDRIWLATYKGQIVGAAAILAQSRHLAQLRWFFVHPEHRGKGVDMHIMQDVLAFCKDKLYQKINMFTTNEQPAMTELLENVGFKKSGEKYTQLFGKYVYEQRFDKDHYWS; this is encoded by the coding sequence TTGACGCCTGATTTGATTGAAACCGTGAAAGATTTTACCGGTTTCTTTACCGAACTATCCAATGCCCTTCAACAACCGATCCCGGACCATCACTTGTCGTCCACAGAACTGACGGTATTGCAAGCTATTAGCCAGCAGGACAATTGCCGGTCGAGCACCCTCATCCAGCAATTGCGCATTGACCCCGGCTACCTGAGCCGTATGCTGAAATCCTTTGAGGCCGAGCAACTGGTAAGCCGCCGCAAAGTGCCCAACGATGCGCGCACCCAGTACATCCAACTCACCGGGAAAGGCAAAAAACTGCTGGCGGTAGCCGCGGAACACCAGGACACGCAGGTGATCAATCTCCTGAAGCCCGTGCCGGAGGCCCGTCACGAGCACCTGGTCCATGCCATGCACACCATCCAGGATGTATTCCGGCAAAAGGACGGCAACATGGAGCCCGATGTGCAACACGACATCGTATTCCGCCACTCCCTGGAGCCCGGCGACCTGGGTTACCTCATCTACCTGCACGGCAGTGTGCTGGGCCCTGAGCTGGGTTACAACCAGACCTATGAGCCGCACGTGATCAAGGAGTTCAACGATTTCATGCAGACCTACAACCCGGTGAAAGACCGCATCTGGCTGGCCACTTACAAAGGCCAGATCGTAGGTGCCGCTGCCATCCTGGCCCAGAGTCGCCACCTTGCCCAGCTACGCTGGTTCTTCGTGCACCCTGAGCACCGTGGTAAAGGGGTGGACATGCATATTATGCAGGATGTACTGGCCTTCTGCAAAGACAAGTTGTACCAGAAGATCAACATGTTCACCACCAACGAGCAACCTGCCATGACAGAACTGCTCGAAAATGTAGGCTTCAAGAAAAGCGGGGAAAAGTACACACAGCTGTTTGGCAAATATGTGTACGAACAAAGATTTGATAAAGATCATTACTGGAGTTGA
- a CDS encoding tetratricopeptide repeat protein: MFPVLRKSLLLPALALLLLFACKSGEKLYNKGRYDEAVNAFVKKLQQRPQDETALRLLREAYNQSLASHEAVVNRYLVSNDALKWEGIKQEYRAMQALYNAIHTSPAALGVVTPKDYSADISGARQNAADVRYQRGVALLQQNNKSASRQAFDEFVACLAQQRDYKDAAALRDQAFAEGVTNVIVSRIEVRSPYYQFTVDQFRNSLVNDLKNASDMGRFVRYYDESELTTNNIRPDAWLQMQFFDFVVGETHTDRYAQDLSRDVVVQLNQQDSTGKYLERHITVRGTLTTITRTVITKGMMDYQLVAQGSNRMISQDRLPGSFTWQNQFAIFKGDDRVLDDAQRKLLQNRDVPPPPPQDLFMAFTRPIYSQMAGNLQRLSGVL, encoded by the coding sequence ATGTTTCCCGTACTCAGAAAGTCCCTCCTGCTCCCTGCACTTGCGCTCCTGTTGCTTTTTGCCTGTAAGAGCGGTGAAAAATTATACAATAAAGGCCGCTATGACGAGGCGGTGAATGCCTTTGTAAAGAAACTGCAGCAACGCCCGCAGGATGAAACCGCCCTGCGCCTGTTGCGGGAAGCCTACAACCAGTCCCTGGCCTCACACGAGGCAGTGGTGAACCGCTACCTGGTGTCTAACGATGCCCTGAAATGGGAAGGCATCAAGCAGGAATACCGTGCCATGCAGGCATTGTATAACGCGATCCACACCAGCCCGGCCGCACTGGGCGTGGTGACGCCCAAAGATTATTCCGCTGATATTTCAGGTGCCCGGCAGAATGCCGCGGATGTTCGCTACCAGCGTGGCGTGGCTTTATTGCAGCAAAACAACAAAAGCGCTTCCCGCCAGGCTTTCGATGAATTTGTGGCCTGCCTGGCGCAGCAACGTGATTATAAAGACGCCGCTGCCCTGCGCGACCAGGCATTTGCCGAAGGCGTGACCAACGTGATCGTAAGCCGCATCGAGGTTCGTTCTCCTTACTACCAGTTCACGGTAGACCAGTTCCGCAATTCGCTGGTCAATGACCTGAAGAATGCCAGTGACATGGGACGCTTTGTACGCTATTATGATGAATCTGAATTGACCACCAACAATATCCGCCCGGATGCCTGGCTGCAGATGCAGTTCTTCGACTTTGTAGTGGGCGAAACCCACACAGACCGTTACGCACAGGACCTGAGCAGGGATGTGGTGGTACAACTGAACCAGCAAGACAGCACCGGCAAATACCTGGAACGCCACATCACGGTAAGAGGCACGCTCACCACCATTACCCGCACGGTGATCACCAAGGGTATGATGGACTATCAGCTGGTAGCGCAGGGTAGTAACCGCATGATCTCCCAGGACCGTCTGCCGGGCAGCTTTACCTGGCAAAACCAGTTTGCCATTTTTAAAGGAGATGACCGGGTGCTGGATGATGCGCAGCGCAAGCTGTTGCAGAACAGGGACGTGCCGCCCCCGCCGCCCCAGGATCTTTTTATGGCGTTTACCCGTCCTATTTATAGTCAAATGGCCGGGAATTTGCAGCGCCTATCGGGTGTTTTGTAA
- a CDS encoding SRPBCC family protein, which translates to MIQPAIYRFETNWQLQASLPAVWDVIYATEQWPTWWKGILSVTNLCPADADGLHAVNAYALRSRMPYVLRFNLELLAEIPYTLLRCACTGDLEGEGIFHITAADGIVNVKYNWNVCTKKRWMNVLAPLARPFFHANHREVMRWGAEGLAAKLGVALVGFSSRP; encoded by the coding sequence ATGATTCAACCCGCCATTTACCGTTTTGAAACCAACTGGCAGTTGCAGGCGTCCCTGCCCGCCGTGTGGGATGTCATTTACGCCACGGAGCAATGGCCCACGTGGTGGAAAGGCATTCTCTCCGTAACGAACCTTTGCCCGGCGGATGCCGATGGCCTGCATGCGGTGAACGCCTATGCATTGCGTAGCCGCATGCCTTATGTGCTGCGTTTCAACCTGGAACTGCTAGCGGAAATACCTTACACACTGCTGCGCTGCGCCTGTACCGGCGACCTGGAAGGGGAGGGGATCTTTCACATCACGGCGGCGGATGGGATTGTAAATGTGAAGTATAACTGGAACGTATGTACGAAAAAGCGATGGATGAATGTCCTTGCGCCATTGGCCAGGCCTTTCTTTCATGCAAACCACCGGGAGGTGATGCGCTGGGGCGCGGAAGGACTGGCGGCAAAGCTGGGGGTAGCTTTGGTGGGATTTTCATCGCGGCCGTGA
- the rnhA gene encoding ribonuclease HI translates to MSQLIIYTDGASRGNPGPGGYGVVMIWGKVQKELSQGYRNTTNNRMELMGVIAALEALNREGLDIILYTDSQYVVNAIEKGWLWNWQRTNFKDKKNRDLWERLIPLLKKHKIRFQWVKGHATNEGNIRCDQLATQAADNGPHLADWGFKNDA, encoded by the coding sequence ATGTCGCAACTGATCATATATACCGATGGTGCATCCCGCGGCAATCCAGGCCCGGGTGGTTATGGCGTGGTGATGATCTGGGGCAAGGTCCAGAAGGAACTATCGCAGGGCTACCGCAATACCACCAACAACCGCATGGAGCTGATGGGCGTCATTGCCGCCCTGGAAGCCCTGAACCGCGAAGGACTGGACATCATCCTTTACACAGACAGCCAGTACGTAGTAAATGCCATTGAAAAAGGATGGCTCTGGAACTGGCAACGCACCAACTTCAAGGACAAAAAGAACCGCGACCTTTGGGAACGCCTCATTCCTTTGCTCAAAAAGCACAAGATCCGCTTCCAGTGGGTAAAAGGCCACGCCACTAATGAAGGCAACATCCGCTGCGACCAGTTAGCCACCCAGGCCGCCGATAACGGTCCTCACCTGGCTGACTGGGGTTTTAAAAATGATGCCTAG
- a CDS encoding DnaJ C-terminal domain-containing protein, translating into MNVKDYYKILGVEKSASDDEIKKAYRKMAKKYHPDKNPGDKAAEEKFKEANEAYEVLSDAEKRKKYDQFGSDWQHYEQRGGRPEDFDWSNFGGNAYGGGHSYSYNFGGGEEEGGQFSDFFEALFGQRFGGGTGGRRQQARGPQKGNNLNATMEVSLEDAYKGGSRQVEVNGSRLSIKLKPGLQNGQVIRLKGKGQESRSGGEPGDLLITIQVAPDNRFELKGQDIYTDAPVDLYVALLGGKAQVTLPGGAINMTIPEGTNSGKVFRLKGKGMPDYHHPNQAGDLFIKVMVQVPTNLSEKEKALFRQLAQERGITV; encoded by the coding sequence ATGAACGTAAAAGATTACTATAAAATCCTGGGCGTTGAGAAGTCCGCTTCCGACGACGAAATAAAGAAGGCCTACCGCAAAATGGCCAAAAAGTACCACCCTGATAAAAATCCGGGTGACAAGGCCGCGGAGGAAAAGTTCAAGGAAGCCAATGAAGCTTACGAAGTGCTCAGCGATGCCGAAAAACGCAAGAAATATGACCAGTTTGGGTCCGACTGGCAGCACTACGAGCAGCGTGGTGGCCGCCCGGAAGATTTTGACTGGAGCAATTTTGGCGGCAATGCCTATGGTGGCGGCCATTCTTACAGCTACAACTTCGGCGGTGGCGAGGAAGAAGGTGGCCAGTTCTCCGACTTCTTTGAAGCCCTCTTCGGGCAGCGCTTTGGAGGCGGTACCGGTGGTCGCAGGCAGCAGGCAAGGGGCCCGCAGAAGGGCAATAACCTTAACGCCACGATGGAAGTAAGCCTGGAAGATGCCTACAAAGGTGGCAGCCGCCAGGTGGAAGTAAATGGCTCCCGCCTGAGCATTAAACTGAAACCCGGCCTGCAAAACGGCCAGGTGATCCGCCTCAAAGGCAAAGGCCAGGAAAGCCGCAGTGGTGGCGAGCCGGGAGACCTGCTCATTACCATACAGGTGGCGCCGGATAACCGTTTTGAACTGAAAGGACAGGATATTTACACCGACGCCCCGGTAGATCTTTACGTGGCCCTGCTGGGGGGTAAAGCGCAGGTAACCCTGCCTGGTGGCGCCATTAACATGACCATTCCCGAAGGCACTAACAGCGGTAAGGTATTCCGCCTCAAAGGCAAAGGTATGCCGGACTACCATCACCCCAACCAGGCCGGTGACCTCTTCATCAAAGTGATGGTGCAGGTGCCCACCAACCTGAGTGAAAAAGAAAAGGCCCTGTTCCGCCAGCTGGCACAGGAACGTGGCATTACCGTATAG
- a CDS encoding META domain-containing protein, which translates to MKRMFVMGCLLAAVSTWTACSHSKSATGATSNATSENPSLLYDKDWRLVSMQGELVDTAGMHRIPAIRFGKSDHRVSGNGGCNGMGGTFTVTGDKLHFSPLISTKMACPNLDVENKYFKLLDQATRFEVSEGRLELFNDSGSILLFANP; encoded by the coding sequence ATGAAAAGAATGTTCGTGATGGGATGTTTGCTGGCCGCCGTAAGTACCTGGACAGCCTGCTCCCACTCCAAATCCGCCACTGGCGCCACTTCCAATGCTACTTCTGAAAATCCCTCCCTGCTGTACGACAAGGACTGGAGGCTGGTGAGCATGCAGGGGGAGCTGGTTGACACCGCCGGCATGCACCGCATCCCCGCTATCCGCTTTGGCAAATCGGACCACCGTGTAAGCGGCAATGGTGGCTGCAACGGGATGGGCGGTACCTTCACCGTTACGGGCGATAAACTGCATTTCTCCCCGCTGATCTCCACCAAGATGGCCTGCCCTAACCTGGACGTGGAAAATAAGTACTTTAAGCTCCTGGACCAGGCTACCCGTTTTGAGGTAAGCGAGGGGCGCCTGGAGCTGTTCAATGACAGCGGGTCCATCCTGCTGTTTGCGAATCCATAA
- a CDS encoding S9 family peptidase, producing the protein MRYQLASMALLMTVAANAQQRPLAADALTHDKSAAITQSLPVPRFWLNDHEVLLEQRNNGASTYVIYNAATGKNRPATATEAQPAAAPQSVFLKDGDVFYKDANGERQLTKTETAEKVPTLSPDHLHAAYTRANNLYVYDLQTNKETQLTTDGTSTILNGYASWVYMEEILGRATQYKAYWWSPDSKHIAYFRTDESMVPVFPIYDETGQHGFLENTRYPKAGDPNPEVKVGIADINTARTVWADFNEKDDQYFGTPHWDASGSSLWVQWLNRDQNDYHLYAISLETGAKSELYREQQKTWIDLEDRVDRFNFLANNKGYVYLSDKSGWMQMYYHDMQGKLIRQLAPGEYSVLAVPRIDEKAGVVYFTARKENSTRIDLYSVKLDGSGFKRLTSGDYYNDVNVSPTGKYFVTTYSNINTPTKVALVANTGKVIANIADSKGADYDKYEYAKTELIRVKSEDGKFDLPAVITWPLHMDSTKRYPVLISIYGGPNAGTVYDRFSVNANQQWLAKEGIIQIAMDHRASGQFGKAGVNYMYRDLGDWELKDYATIVKYLENKGYADPKKICITGFSYGGYMSCLAVTKYADVFNYAMAGGSVTDWSLYDSHYTERYMDTPKDNPEGYKNGAVLTFADKYNDKTGMLQIVHGTIDDNVHLQNSLQLVRKLQSLDKHFEMMFYPGGRHGWPGMARTHFENEKMRFIYRYLLEKPAAPEMIH; encoded by the coding sequence ATGCGATATCAACTAGCGTCCATGGCCTTGCTGATGACAGTCGCCGCAAACGCCCAGCAGCGGCCCCTTGCCGCCGACGCGCTCACCCACGACAAGTCCGCAGCCATCACCCAGTCCCTGCCCGTTCCCCGCTTCTGGCTCAATGACCATGAAGTGCTCCTGGAACAACGCAATAACGGCGCGTCCACCTACGTGATCTATAATGCCGCCACCGGTAAAAACCGCCCTGCCACCGCCACGGAAGCCCAGCCCGCAGCCGCACCACAGTCTGTATTCCTGAAAGACGGCGACGTATTTTATAAAGACGCCAATGGTGAACGCCAGCTCACCAAAACGGAGACCGCCGAAAAAGTACCCACGCTTTCTCCTGACCACCTGCACGCAGCATACACCCGGGCCAATAACCTGTACGTGTATGACCTGCAGACCAATAAAGAAACCCAGCTCACCACCGATGGTACCAGCACCATCCTGAATGGCTACGCCAGCTGGGTGTACATGGAAGAGATCCTGGGCCGTGCCACCCAGTACAAAGCCTACTGGTGGAGCCCCGACAGCAAACACATTGCTTACTTCCGCACGGATGAAAGCATGGTGCCCGTGTTCCCCATCTACGATGAAACCGGCCAGCATGGCTTCCTGGAAAACACCCGCTATCCCAAAGCCGGTGATCCCAACCCCGAGGTAAAAGTGGGCATTGCAGACATCAATACTGCCAGAACCGTATGGGCCGACTTCAACGAAAAAGACGACCAGTACTTTGGCACCCCGCACTGGGATGCCAGCGGCAGCTCTCTCTGGGTACAATGGCTGAACCGCGACCAGAACGATTACCACCTCTACGCCATTTCCCTGGAAACCGGCGCCAAATCTGAGTTATACCGTGAGCAGCAGAAAACCTGGATTGACCTGGAAGACCGTGTAGACCGTTTCAACTTCCTGGCAAACAACAAAGGCTACGTATACCTCAGCGATAAAAGTGGCTGGATGCAAATGTACTACCACGACATGCAGGGTAAGCTGATCCGCCAACTGGCACCCGGTGAGTATTCCGTGCTGGCCGTGCCCCGCATTGATGAAAAAGCAGGCGTGGTATACTTTACCGCCCGCAAGGAAAACAGCACCCGCATAGACCTGTACAGTGTAAAGCTGGATGGCAGCGGCTTTAAGCGCCTCACCTCCGGCGATTATTACAATGATGTAAATGTATCGCCCACCGGCAAGTACTTCGTAACTACGTACTCTAATATCAACACCCCCACGAAAGTGGCCCTGGTAGCCAATACCGGCAAGGTGATCGCCAACATTGCAGACAGCAAAGGCGCTGACTACGACAAGTACGAATACGCTAAAACAGAACTGATCCGCGTAAAAAGTGAGGATGGTAAATTTGACCTGCCGGCCGTTATCACCTGGCCCCTGCACATGGATAGCACCAAACGCTACCCCGTGCTGATCAGCATTTATGGAGGCCCTAATGCAGGCACCGTGTATGACCGCTTCAGCGTAAATGCAAACCAGCAGTGGCTGGCCAAGGAAGGCATTATCCAGATTGCCATGGATCACCGCGCCAGCGGCCAGTTTGGCAAAGCCGGCGTCAACTACATGTACCGCGACCTGGGCGATTGGGAACTGAAAGACTACGCCACCATCGTAAAATACCTGGAGAACAAAGGCTATGCAGACCCCAAAAAGATCTGCATCACTGGCTTTAGCTACGGCGGTTATATGAGCTGCCTGGCGGTGACCAAATATGCCGATGTATTCAACTACGCCATGGCAGGCGGCAGCGTTACAGACTGGAGCCTGTACGACTCCCACTACACGGAGCGTTACATGGATACGCCGAAAGACAATCCTGAAGGCTACAAGAATGGCGCAGTGCTCACCTTTGCCGATAAATACAACGACAAAACTGGCATGTTGCAGATCGTGCACGGCACTATTGATGATAACGTACACCTGCAGAACAGCCTTCAACTGGTGCGCAAGCTGCAGTCACTGGACAAGCACTTTGAAATGATGTTCTATCCGGGTGGCCGCCATGGCTGGCCAGGCATGGCACGCACGCATTTTGAAAATGAAAAGATGCGGTTTATCTATCGCTACCTGCTGGAGAAGCCGGCAGCACCGGAAATGATCCACTAA
- a CDS encoding mechanosensitive ion channel family protein, whose protein sequence is MWNNIYNTLDHLPDFFWNLLLVASALVVGLLIKFLLAGILKLSARKKEGFSLLRSILRNLGRPVNYLLPFLILNVVQPYMRLSRKDEMVFDKAVDIFLTLAFAALLIGIVKVFEDYVFHVYDLSKTDNLRERKIRTQITFIRKFMISVIVILAICAILLSFDHLRKLGTGLLTGVGVGGIIIGFAAQKSLGNLLAGFQIAFTQPIRIDDVLVVEEEWGRVEEITLTYVVVSIWDQRSLILPINYFIEKPFQNWTRNSAAILGTAFLYLDYSMPIQPLRKEFTRLLNENPLWDKRVNSIQVTNASEHTIEVRALMSATNSGNAFDLRCYVREKLIDFVQINYPGCLPKTRADIKTTPTEHPQN, encoded by the coding sequence ATGTGGAATAATATTTACAACACGCTGGATCACCTGCCTGATTTCTTCTGGAACCTGTTACTGGTGGCCAGTGCGCTGGTAGTGGGCCTGCTCATTAAGTTCCTGCTGGCAGGTATTTTAAAACTCTCTGCCCGCAAGAAAGAAGGGTTTTCACTCCTGCGCTCCATCCTGCGCAACCTGGGCCGCCCGGTAAATTACCTGCTGCCTTTCCTGATCCTCAACGTGGTACAGCCCTACATGCGCCTGAGCCGCAAGGACGAAATGGTGTTCGACAAAGCGGTAGATATCTTCCTCACCTTGGCCTTTGCGGCCCTGCTCATCGGCATTGTAAAAGTATTTGAAGACTACGTTTTCCACGTGTACGACCTGAGCAAGACCGACAACCTGCGGGAGCGCAAGATCCGCACCCAGATCACGTTTATACGCAAGTTTATGATCAGCGTGATCGTAATCCTGGCTATATGTGCCATCCTGCTCAGTTTTGACCACCTCCGCAAGCTGGGCACCGGCCTGCTCACCGGCGTGGGCGTGGGCGGTATCATCATCGGCTTTGCCGCCCAGAAATCCCTGGGCAACCTGCTGGCCGGCTTCCAGATCGCCTTTACACAACCCATCCGCATAGACGATGTGCTGGTGGTGGAAGAGGAGTGGGGCCGGGTAGAAGAGATCACGCTCACCTACGTAGTGGTAAGCATCTGGGACCAGCGCAGCCTTATTCTTCCCATTAATTATTTCATTGAAAAACCCTTCCAGAACTGGACCCGCAACAGTGCCGCTATCCTGGGCACTGCCTTCCTGTACCTGGATTATTCCATGCCCATACAACCGCTGCGCAAGGAGTTTACCCGCCTGCTCAACGAAAACCCGCTGTGGGACAAACGCGTGAATTCCATCCAGGTGACCAACGCCAGCGAACATACCATCGAGGTCCGCGCCCTCATGAGCGCCACCAACAGTGGCAACGCCTTTGACCTGCGTTGCTATGTAAGGGAAAAACTCATTGATTTTGTGCAGATCAACTATCCCGGTTGCCTGCCGAAAACAAGGGCCGATATTAAGACCACACCAACCGAACATCCTCAAAATTAA